The Armatimonadota bacterium genome includes a region encoding these proteins:
- the secE gene encoding preprotein translocase subunit SecE: MVAGGPDQPRADRDARHQGRGRRGAHGTHHRGPPGVREGAPGPTRGDDLLPRGGGCPDPGGRLPAQPLAGGGRLRAGGSCQGRDGLRRAHDRIPPGRADLTGPAAVVYSGCSCQAAGSFFLRRRTRGRAAMARMTEAKPGSRPIQRQVRAVAARRWPAFVERIIAYLREVWVELNRVDWPTRRELVRMTIVVVVVLSVMAIYLGAFDYIYTVLVKGVLLPTSPR; this comes from the coding sequence ATGGTCGCCGGCGGACCTGATCAGCCCCGCGCGGACCGCGACGCTCGGCACCAGGGTCGGGGCCGACGCGGTGCTCACGGGACGCATCATCGAGGTCCTCCAGGAGTTCGAGAGGGAGCGCCCGGGCCCACGCGTGGCGACGATCTACTCCCGCGTGGTGGTGGATGTCCGGATCCTGGAGGTCGTCTCCCGGCTCAACCTCTGGCAGGAGGAGGTCGCCTGCGAGCAGGCGGCTCCTGCCAGGGCCGCGATGGACTGCGTCGTGCGCATGATCGCATCCCGCCTGGGCGCGCGGATTTGACAGGTCCGGCCGCCGTGGTATACTCGGGTTGCAGTTGTCAGGCCGCAGGTTCTTTTTTTTTGCGTCGGCGAACGCGAGGGAGAGCAGCGATGGCCCGCATGACAGAGGCGAAGCCGGGATCACGCCCAATCCAGAGACAGGTTCGTGCCGTGGCAGCGCGGCGGTGGCCGGCGTTCGTCGAGCGCATCATCGCGTACCTTAGGGAAGTGTGGGTGGAGCTGAACCGCGTGGACTGGCCGACCCGCCGGGAGCTCGTGAGGATGACCATCGTGGTCGTTGTGGTCTTGTCGGTGATGGCGATCTACCTGGGTGCCTTCGACTACATCTACACGGTCCTGGTCAAGGGCGTGCTGCTCCCCACGTCGCCAAGGTAG
- the cadA gene encoding cadmium-translocating P-type ATPase, with product MPWRRGMLPAGLLALILVALIPGLDAAIGFDFAVLPMLLGGAAIAYPTLSMMIERRRVTAGTLVVIAVGGSAYLGEYMAAAVVSFMMLAGEFLEEVTLQRTRNAVRELVRLAPDVAWADRGGTWVQVPIREVTPGDRVLVRPGDRVPVDGTVVSGEASLSEATITGEAMPVDKTTGDHVFAGTTSQSGAVVVRADRVGQETTLGRIIQVVRAAQEQKGAVQKIADRFATYFTPAILATGALVWVLTHDLMRVMAVFVIACPCALVLATPTAVVASVGNAARRGVLIKGGVALEVAGRVTTVAFDKTGTLTTGHPTVVEVDPLGGRTVPEVLRMAGVAELRSEHPLGRAVVAHAHASGLDLPDPERFTTTFGQGVEAQWNGSRIEVGNHRLLAPDDPASAALAAHEQQGRTALVVRVDGMPWGVVALADALRPQVRLALERLREMGIHRLVMLTGDNEVTAGAIARQAGIGEVRAGLLPKQKLEVVRGLQAAGEVVAMVGDGVNDAPALVLADVGVAMGAAGTDVALESADIALMGDDLTLLSEVLALSRRALQVIRQNIWGFAVAVNIIGIVLAGSGFLSPIGAAVVHNVASLFVVMNSGRLLAHRTRAVTRRLAASAAAAAGALALVAAGLGTASVSAAAGPPDLARVRILAVAPLADEAPLSRALAEQASAYLSDLARRGPFQVVSASRTLQEMRLLGWSPADLISPARTATLGTRVGADAVLTGRIIEVLQEFERERPGPRVATIYSRVVVDVRILEVVSRLNLWQEEVACEQAAPARAAMDCVVRMIASRLGARI from the coding sequence ATGCCGTGGCGCCGGGGCATGCTCCCGGCAGGGCTGCTGGCGTTGATTCTTGTTGCCCTGATCCCAGGCCTGGATGCGGCGATCGGTTTCGATTTCGCCGTCCTGCCGATGCTGCTGGGTGGGGCGGCGATCGCGTACCCCACGCTTTCCATGATGATCGAGCGCCGCCGTGTGACCGCGGGCACGCTGGTGGTCATAGCCGTGGGTGGCTCCGCGTATCTGGGCGAATACATGGCCGCGGCCGTGGTCTCGTTCATGATGCTGGCCGGAGAGTTCCTCGAGGAAGTGACGCTGCAGCGCACGCGGAACGCGGTGCGAGAGCTCGTGCGCCTGGCTCCGGACGTGGCCTGGGCCGACCGAGGAGGCACCTGGGTGCAGGTACCGATCCGCGAGGTGACGCCCGGGGACCGCGTCCTCGTGAGGCCCGGCGACAGGGTGCCCGTGGACGGCACCGTTGTCTCGGGAGAGGCGTCCCTTTCGGAAGCGACGATCACCGGCGAGGCCATGCCGGTGGACAAGACCACCGGCGACCACGTGTTTGCGGGCACCACCAGCCAGAGCGGCGCGGTCGTGGTGCGGGCCGACCGGGTGGGCCAGGAGACGACGCTGGGCCGGATCATCCAGGTCGTGCGTGCCGCGCAGGAGCAGAAGGGCGCGGTCCAGAAGATCGCCGACCGCTTCGCGACCTACTTCACGCCCGCGATCCTGGCAACCGGAGCGCTGGTCTGGGTGCTCACGCACGACCTGATGAGGGTGATGGCCGTCTTCGTCATCGCGTGTCCCTGCGCTCTGGTCCTTGCCACCCCCACCGCGGTGGTGGCCAGCGTTGGCAACGCGGCCCGCCGCGGCGTGCTGATAAAGGGCGGGGTGGCGCTGGAGGTGGCGGGCCGTGTCACCACCGTGGCGTTCGACAAGACCGGGACGCTGACCACCGGGCACCCCACGGTCGTGGAGGTTGATCCGCTGGGAGGCAGAACCGTTCCGGAGGTCCTGCGGATGGCAGGGGTGGCGGAGCTGCGCTCGGAACACCCCCTGGGCAGGGCCGTGGTCGCGCACGCCCACGCATCCGGGCTGGATCTGCCGGATCCCGAGCGATTCACGACGACCTTTGGCCAGGGCGTTGAGGCCCAGTGGAACGGGTCACGCATCGAGGTGGGCAACCACCGGCTGCTGGCCCCTGATGATCCCGCATCCGCGGCCCTGGCCGCGCACGAGCAGCAGGGCCGCACGGCGCTTGTCGTGCGCGTTGACGGCATGCCCTGGGGCGTGGTGGCCCTGGCAGACGCGCTCCGGCCGCAGGTGCGACTGGCGCTCGAGCGCCTGCGGGAGATGGGGATCCACCGGCTAGTCATGCTGACCGGGGATAACGAGGTGACCGCTGGGGCCATCGCCCGCCAGGCCGGCATAGGCGAGGTGAGGGCAGGCCTTCTGCCGAAGCAGAAGCTCGAGGTAGTGCGGGGGCTGCAGGCGGCGGGCGAGGTGGTGGCCATGGTCGGCGACGGCGTGAACGACGCCCCGGCGCTGGTCCTGGCCGATGTCGGCGTCGCGATGGGTGCCGCCGGTACGGACGTCGCCCTGGAGTCTGCTGACATCGCGCTGATGGGTGACGACCTCACGTTGCTGTCAGAGGTGCTGGCCCTTTCCCGGCGGGCGCTCCAGGTCATCCGCCAGAACATCTGGGGCTTCGCCGTGGCGGTGAACATCATAGGGATCGTGCTGGCAGGCAGCGGTTTCCTCTCTCCCATCGGCGCCGCGGTGGTGCACAATGTGGCTTCCCTCTTCGTGGTCATGAACTCGGGCAGGCTGCTTGCGCACCGGACCCGCGCCGTCACCCGCCGCCTTGCAGCGTCTGCTGCCGCCGCCGCCGGGGCCCTGGCTCTGGTCGCGGCAGGGCTCGGCACAGCCTCTGTCTCTGCCGCCGCAGGCCCCCCGGATCTGGCGCGCGTCAGGATTCTGGCGGTCGCGCCGCTGGCTGACGAGGCTCCGCTCTCGCGGGCCCTGGCCGAGCAGGCATCTGCCTACCTGAGCGACCTGGCCAGGCGCGGTCCGTTCCAGGTCGTCTCGGCGTCGCGCACCCTGCAGGAGATGCGGCTCCTCGGATGGTCGCCGGCGGACCTGATCAGCCCCGCGCGGACCGCGACGCTCGGCACCAGGGTCGGGGCCGACGCGGTGCTCACGGGACGCATCATCGAGGTCCTCCAGGAGTTCGAGAGGGAGCGCCCGGGCCCACGCGTGGCGACGATCTACTCCCGCGTGGTGGTGGATGTCCGGATCCTGGAGGTCGTCTCCCGGCTCAACCTCTGGCAGGAGGAGGTCGCCTGCGAGCAGGCGGCTCCTGCCAGGGCCGCGATGGACTGCGTCGTGCGCATGATCGCATCCCGCCTGGGCGCGCGGATTTGA
- a CDS encoding ABC transporter permease, translated as MKSAPVPPGARRLRFGAAGWVGVLTLGLLVSAAVLAPLVSPYNPEETVADPFLAPTRAHLLGTNDIGQDILSELIYGARISLTIGFIAAALAIGIGTTVGIVAGFFGGWADAVLMRTVDLVLVIPFLPLMILLAAYLGPSYWNIIIVIGVLVWARPARVIRSQVLQVKSLDYVEAARALGCRPVRVMARHVLPAVLPLALAQFILAASNAILIEASLAFLGLGDPTAKSWGTVLYYAQVRNAFLSGAWIWWVLPPGLLITAATLGFAFTGFALEERLNPRMRGSSGC; from the coding sequence GTGAAGTCGGCGCCCGTTCCACCCGGCGCGCGCCGTCTCAGGTTTGGCGCGGCTGGCTGGGTCGGGGTACTCACGTTGGGTCTCCTCGTCTCAGCCGCGGTGCTGGCCCCGCTGGTGAGCCCGTACAACCCCGAGGAAACCGTGGCCGACCCGTTTCTGGCGCCGACCAGGGCACACCTCCTCGGAACGAACGACATCGGGCAGGACATCCTCAGCGAACTGATCTACGGCGCGCGCATCTCTCTGACCATCGGTTTCATAGCGGCTGCGCTGGCCATCGGGATCGGCACAACCGTCGGCATCGTGGCCGGCTTCTTCGGCGGCTGGGCAGACGCCGTCCTGATGCGGACCGTGGACCTAGTGCTTGTGATCCCGTTCCTGCCGCTGATGATTCTCCTGGCCGCGTACCTGGGCCCCAGCTACTGGAACATCATCATAGTCATCGGGGTGCTGGTGTGGGCCCGGCCTGCGCGCGTCATACGCTCCCAGGTGCTTCAGGTGAAGTCCCTGGACTACGTGGAGGCCGCGCGGGCCCTCGGCTGCCGCCCGGTGCGGGTGATGGCGCGGCACGTGCTGCCGGCCGTCCTGCCGCTCGCGCTGGCCCAGTTCATACTGGCTGCCAGCAACGCGATCCTGATAGAAGCCTCACTCGCGTTCCTCGGCCTGGGGGATCCGACAGCCAAGAGCTGGGGAACGGTGCTCTACTACGCGCAGGTCCGCAACGCCTTCCTCAGCGGCGCATGGATCTGGTGGGTCCTGCCGCCCGGGCTTCTGATCACGGCCGCAACATTGGGGTTCGCCTTCACGGGCTTCGCCCTCGAAGAGCGGCTCAACCCTCGGATGCGCGGCAGCAGCGGCTGCTGA
- a CDS encoding ABC transporter permease gives MWRFLAGRGAQYLLVLALTVALNFGLPRMMPGSPLVFLAGEDVGFLDADQRAQLYALYGLDQPQWKQFLTYVGNLARGELGYSFQRGRPIAEIVGERLPWTMLLVGLSLVIATLVGAAVGAVAAWRRGSALDLGTLGVAMFFESVPSFWLGMIFIAVFAAGLGWLPIFGAATPGVTLAGWALLVDRARHLVLPLATLTLITIPGTLLITRYSMLSVLGEQYIATARAKGVHERTVLRRHAVRNALLPVATVFMLNLGFVASGATVVETVFSYPGVGRLLYEAVLNRDYPVLQSTFLIITVSVIVANIASDLLYPLIDPRVRRR, from the coding sequence GTGTGGCGCTTTCTGGCCGGGCGGGGAGCCCAGTACCTGCTCGTGCTGGCGCTGACGGTGGCGCTCAACTTCGGCCTGCCGCGGATGATGCCCGGCAGCCCGCTGGTCTTTCTTGCCGGTGAGGACGTGGGGTTCCTGGACGCCGACCAGCGCGCCCAGCTCTACGCGCTCTACGGCCTCGACCAACCGCAGTGGAAGCAGTTCCTCACATACGTCGGCAACCTGGCGCGGGGCGAGCTCGGGTACTCGTTCCAGCGGGGTCGCCCGATCGCAGAGATAGTGGGCGAGCGCCTCCCCTGGACCATGCTGTTGGTCGGGCTGTCGCTCGTGATCGCGACCCTGGTCGGCGCGGCGGTGGGCGCAGTGGCCGCCTGGCGCCGGGGCTCGGCGCTGGATCTCGGAACTCTCGGCGTGGCGATGTTCTTCGAGTCGGTGCCGTCCTTCTGGCTCGGGATGATCTTCATCGCGGTCTTCGCGGCCGGGCTGGGCTGGCTTCCCATCTTCGGGGCCGCCACGCCCGGCGTGACCCTCGCCGGGTGGGCCCTGCTGGTTGACCGCGCGCGCCACCTGGTGCTGCCGCTCGCCACCCTGACCCTGATAACCATCCCTGGCACCCTGCTCATCACCAGGTACTCGATGCTCTCGGTTCTGGGAGAGCAGTACATTGCCACGGCGCGGGCAAAAGGGGTGCACGAGCGGACGGTGCTGCGCCGGCACGCGGTGCGAAACGCCCTCCTGCCTGTGGCGACGGTCTTCATGCTAAACCTGGGATTCGTGGCCAGCGGCGCCACCGTGGTGGAGACCGTCTTCTCATATCCGGGCGTCGGCCGCCTCCTCTACGAGGCGGTGCTCAACCGTGACTACCCTGTGCTGCAGAGCACCTTCCTCATCATTACGGTGAGCGTGATCGTGGCGAACATCGCCTCCGACCTGCTCTACCCGCTCATAGACCCGCGCGTGCGGCGGCGGTGA
- a CDS encoding ABC transporter substrate-binding protein, with translation MSSMMRFLVAVALVLALAVPSVGQSGVLRMAIGRDEGSLNPYTYQTGYPGWNLMTLIYEPLFTLDADNIPQPWLVRRYSVSPDGRTWTLTLHSNIKWHDGRPLTADDVKFTYEYVRRHAHSRWTPQVRLIESIEASGTTTLIIRLTAQSGAFLTQPLADLPILPRHIWEGVAEPRRFNDSTGSGPYRLAEMRDGQFYRLVANDAYFGGRPKVRELVLPIIRDATVTFTALRAGEIDTTARALSPELVAEFEKAGGLKVVRGAGYASTILQFNLEHPILKDLKLRQAIANAINTRLMVRLLLLGYGVVGSPGYIHPDSPFYNPAVTFTASKSRAVQILNEAGYVDRDRDGIRDTPDGRPLRFNLLTLAGNPIRVRGADLMRTWLRDIGIDARVIAQEDASIIAQVWPDFDVCKGRSFDMAVFGWSAPVMNRTTSLRDLFHSDCRFGTLNIGGYKNAEVDRLGTELAAAVEPAKQKQTLFEMQKAIAAELPVHVLFYLDGIYAYRPDKHSAWVYQKGQGIVNKLSFIDPPKR, from the coding sequence ATGAGCAGCATGATGCGGTTCCTGGTCGCAGTCGCGCTTGTGTTGGCGCTCGCGGTGCCGTCCGTCGGGCAATCGGGAGTCCTGAGGATGGCGATCGGGCGGGACGAGGGCTCGCTCAACCCGTACACCTATCAGACCGGGTATCCCGGCTGGAACCTGATGACGCTCATCTACGAGCCCCTGTTCACGCTCGACGCCGACAACATCCCGCAGCCCTGGCTCGTGCGTAGATATTCGGTGAGCCCGGACGGCAGGACATGGACGCTCACGCTGCACTCCAACATCAAGTGGCACGACGGGCGCCCCTTGACGGCCGACGACGTGAAGTTCACGTACGAGTACGTGAGGCGGCATGCGCACTCCCGCTGGACCCCGCAGGTACGCCTGATCGAAAGCATCGAGGCCTCGGGCACAACGACCCTGATCATCCGCCTGACCGCTCAGAGCGGCGCATTCCTGACGCAGCCCCTCGCCGACCTGCCGATACTACCCCGGCACATCTGGGAAGGCGTTGCCGAACCGAGGCGATTCAACGACTCGACCGGCAGCGGTCCGTACCGGCTGGCCGAGATGCGCGACGGCCAGTTCTACCGCCTGGTCGCCAACGACGCCTATTTCGGCGGGCGGCCGAAGGTGCGCGAGCTCGTGCTCCCCATCATCCGCGATGCCACGGTGACATTCACGGCGCTTCGGGCAGGCGAGATTGACACCACGGCGAGGGCACTCTCGCCCGAGCTGGTCGCGGAGTTCGAGAAGGCAGGGGGACTGAAGGTCGTCCGCGGGGCAGGATACGCCAGCACCATCCTCCAGTTCAACCTGGAGCACCCCATCCTCAAGGACCTGAAGCTGCGCCAGGCGATCGCTAACGCCATCAACACCCGCCTGATGGTCCGGCTGCTGCTGCTCGGCTACGGCGTCGTGGGGAGCCCGGGATACATTCACCCTGACTCGCCGTTCTACAACCCCGCCGTGACCTTCACGGCGAGCAAGTCGAGGGCGGTGCAGATCCTCAACGAGGCAGGATACGTTGACCGCGACCGCGACGGCATCCGGGACACGCCAGACGGGCGGCCGCTCCGGTTCAACCTGCTCACCCTGGCGGGCAACCCCATACGCGTGCGCGGGGCAGACCTGATGCGCACGTGGCTCCGCGACATCGGGATTGACGCGCGTGTCATTGCGCAGGAGGACGCGAGCATCATCGCGCAGGTGTGGCCCGACTTCGACGTCTGCAAGGGGCGTAGCTTCGACATGGCGGTCTTTGGCTGGTCGGCACCGGTGATGAATCGGACTACCAGCTTGCGCGACTTGTTCCACTCGGACTGCCGGTTCGGAACTCTCAACATCGGCGGGTACAAGAACGCCGAGGTAGATCGGCTGGGCACAGAGCTGGCAGCGGCCGTGGAGCCCGCCAAGCAGAAGCAGACCCTGTTTGAGATGCAGAAGGCAATCGCGGCGGAGCTGCCAGTGCACGTGCTGTTCTACCTGGACGGCATCTACGCGTACCGGCCTGACAAGCACAGCGCCTGGGTCTATCAGAAGGGGCAGGGGATCGTGAACAAGCTGTCGTTCATAGATCCGCCCAAGCGCTGA
- a CDS encoding GlcNAc-PI de-N-acetylase yields the protein MNLYPTPGTLLVLATYGLEIVEVGGTIVWHVRAGGRAHATVTLSRPESRPQVERAAAILGATVEFLDFTLGHVAPDVESKKRFVRVLREVRPDVVITQDPEHSFHDLDPDRRQAMILYLEAMALAGRDFAPEQLTDLPRHPIPTIYYMMPDRPNCVVDITEVAAVKEQALAELASQHAFSAQMMRRRLAPEVLARIADADAGASDQELGLAIHRQTDRSLHLYHGLMSHTAQAVLAEPFRREGVFTLPYLVR from the coding sequence GTGAACCTGTACCCCACACCCGGCACGCTGCTGGTGCTGGCCACATACGGGCTCGAGATAGTGGAGGTAGGCGGCACGATCGTGTGGCACGTCCGCGCCGGCGGCCGGGCCCACGCCACCGTGACCCTCTCCCGGCCGGAATCGCGGCCCCAGGTCGAGAGGGCGGCCGCGATTCTTGGCGCAACAGTTGAGTTCTTGGACTTCACGCTGGGTCACGTGGCGCCGGACGTTGAATCCAAGAAGCGGTTCGTGCGTGTGCTCCGTGAGGTCCGGCCTGACGTGGTCATCACGCAGGATCCCGAGCACTCGTTCCACGACCTGGACCCTGACCGGCGACAGGCCATGATCCTCTACCTGGAGGCGATGGCCCTGGCGGGCAGGGATTTCGCCCCAGAGCAGCTCACCGATCTGCCGCGTCACCCCATCCCCACGATCTACTACATGATGCCTGATAGGCCCAACTGCGTCGTGGACATCACCGAGGTCGCAGCGGTGAAGGAGCAGGCGCTGGCCGAACTTGCCAGCCAGCATGCATTCAGCGCGCAGATGATGCGGCGACGGCTGGCCCCCGAGGTGCTCGCGCGCATCGCAGACGCGGATGCCGGGGCGTCCGACCAGGAACTGGGGCTTGCCATCCACCGCCAGACCGACAGGTCCCTGCACCTCTATCACGGGTTGATGAGTCACACGGCGCAGGCCGTGCTGGCCGAGCCATTCCGGCGAGAGGGTGTGTTTACGCTCCCTTACCTGGTACGCTAG
- a CDS encoding metal-sensing transcriptional repressor: protein MPHTRTVKVTNRLARIEGHVRSIRTMVSEGRPCPEVLVQIAAARAALDQAARVLLEDHLEHCIVEANDRGNITSAIGDLKEALDRFIG from the coding sequence ATGCCGCATACCAGGACCGTCAAGGTGACGAACCGGCTGGCGCGCATCGAGGGACACGTCCGCAGCATACGCACGATGGTAAGCGAGGGGCGTCCCTGTCCCGAGGTTCTCGTTCAGATAGCGGCGGCCCGGGCCGCACTGGACCAGGCCGCGCGCGTGCTGCTCGAAGACCACCTCGAGCACTGCATCGTGGAAGCGAATGACCGCGGCAACATCACCTCGGCGATAGGAGACCTGAAGGAAGCGTTGGACAGGTTTATCGGCTGA
- a CDS encoding cupin domain-containing protein — MEGSMGSDRYRRVRVSELDGFQHARDDYWYRPLVFGKGLFTYVAYVPPGGFMPPHGHEEDAYELSFFMLEGELEITLEGETFVAAPGEAIHVDPGVSLGVRNSGSRTASFLLTFSPPPPIPSPEALRERYERRGSGIKSREEMEALIRQTQVSR; from the coding sequence ATGGAGGGATCCATGGGAAGCGACCGCTATCGTCGCGTCCGCGTCAGCGAACTCGACGGGTTCCAACATGCCCGGGACGACTACTGGTACCGCCCGCTGGTCTTTGGGAAGGGCCTTTTCACCTACGTGGCCTATGTACCGCCCGGAGGGTTCATGCCTCCGCACGGCCACGAGGAGGACGCGTACGAACTGTCGTTCTTCATGCTGGAAGGCGAGCTGGAGATCACGCTGGAGGGCGAGACCTTCGTGGCGGCGCCGGGTGAGGCCATACACGTGGATCCGGGGGTCTCGCTGGGCGTCCGCAACTCCGGTAGCAGAACCGCCAGTTTCCTGTTGACGTTTTCGCCGCCGCCTCCGATTCCGTCGCCGGAGGCGCTCAGGGAGCGCTACGAGCGCCGGGGAAGCGGGATCAAGTCCCGGGAAGAGATGGAAGCCCTCATAAGGCAGACGCAGGTCAGCCGATAA
- a CDS encoding PLP-dependent aminotransferase family protein, with translation MVLLDISSRSIAMAITVDRENPIPAYIQIRNQLREQILRGDLPGGTRLLPERKMAEKLGVSRTTVVSAYDDLAAEGLVEARVGRGTLVAAPPPGLTYGGPGVRPLAWTAHTTNLAKRLQEEKPAGLKALADLCNRADLAQLCNGVPDTSLLPLDRIRQAGEAVLRESPVAAVSFGPKQGVPALREAIASRLARSGIEADADRIAVINGAQQGFDLLVRLLTEPGDTVVVESPTYLGAIDTFQAEGLRVIGIPMDRDGMDVDQAEFMVARYRPRFIYTVPTFQNPTGMTMSLDRREKLLGLARRYQVPIIEDDPFSDLYFDEPPPPRLKALDGSGHVLYLGTVSKVLASGLRVGWLVAPQPVAEAAARLKALSDSQPASLSQHLVLELMARGWLDGHVDTVRAVYASRCRAMDAALRRHLPRQARWTPPGGGMSMWLELPQQVVAQELLDAAAPRGVVFLPGHYLYPGGGPSNTCRLNFSVPDEPEIQRGIEALGSAMRQVMRRRTQAPAERVIQGPIA, from the coding sequence ATGGTCTTATTGGATATATCCTCTAGGAGCATCGCCATGGCCATCACAGTTGACCGCGAGAATCCGATACCGGCCTACATCCAGATCCGGAACCAGCTCCGGGAGCAGATACTCAGAGGCGATCTTCCAGGGGGGACCCGGCTCCTGCCTGAGCGGAAGATGGCCGAGAAGCTGGGCGTGTCGAGGACCACGGTCGTCAGCGCCTATGACGATCTCGCCGCGGAAGGGCTAGTCGAGGCGCGCGTTGGACGCGGGACCCTTGTCGCCGCGCCGCCACCTGGACTCACCTACGGAGGCCCGGGCGTCAGGCCTCTGGCCTGGACGGCCCACACGACCAACCTGGCGAAGCGGTTGCAGGAGGAGAAACCCGCAGGGCTCAAGGCGCTTGCCGATCTGTGCAACAGGGCCGACCTGGCCCAACTCTGCAACGGCGTGCCCGACACCTCACTCCTGCCGCTGGATCGGATAAGGCAGGCCGGTGAGGCCGTCCTGCGCGAGTCGCCAGTCGCCGCGGTGAGTTTCGGTCCGAAACAGGGGGTACCTGCCCTGCGCGAGGCGATCGCCTCGAGATTGGCCAGGTCCGGGATCGAGGCGGACGCGGATCGGATCGCAGTGATCAACGGCGCACAGCAGGGGTTCGATCTGCTCGTTAGACTCCTGACAGAGCCCGGTGACACCGTGGTCGTCGAGTCGCCAACGTACCTGGGAGCGATTGACACCTTCCAGGCCGAGGGCCTGCGTGTTATCGGCATCCCGATGGATCGGGACGGGATGGATGTGGACCAGGCCGAGTTCATGGTCGCCCGATACCGGCCACGGTTCATCTACACCGTACCGACGTTCCAGAACCCTACCGGAATGACGATGAGTCTCGATCGGAGAGAAAAGCTCCTGGGACTCGCCCGGCGGTACCAGGTTCCGATCATCGAGGACGACCCTTTCAGCGATCTGTACTTCGATGAGCCGCCTCCGCCAAGGCTGAAGGCGCTTGACGGCAGCGGCCACGTGCTCTACCTGGGCACGGTATCCAAGGTTCTGGCTTCCGGGCTGCGGGTCGGCTGGCTGGTGGCACCACAGCCTGTGGCCGAGGCGGCCGCGCGGCTGAAGGCCCTGAGTGACTCTCAGCCCGCGTCGCTGAGCCAGCACCTCGTGCTCGAGCTCATGGCGCGCGGGTGGCTCGACGGGCACGTGGACACCGTGAGGGCCGTCTACGCGTCACGCTGCCGGGCCATGGACGCCGCTCTGCGGCGCCACCTCCCACGGCAAGCCAGGTGGACACCTCCGGGCGGGGGCATGTCCATGTGGCTCGAGCTGCCACAGCAGGTGGTGGCACAGGAGCTTCTGGATGCTGCCGCGCCGCGCGGTGTCGTCTTCCTGCCGGGCCACTACCTGTATCCAGGGGGTGGGCCTTCTAACACGTGCCGGCTCAACTTCAGCGTGCCGGACGAGCCCGAGATCCAGCGCGGGATCGAGGCGTTGGGGTCGGCCATGCGGCAGGTCATGCGCCGACGCACACAGGCGCCGGCCGAACGGGTGATACAGGGGCCAATCGCGTAG
- the rpmG gene encoding 50S ribosomal protein L33, giving the protein MPRDIITLACTECKRRNYTTTKNKKNDPDRIEVSKYCRWCRKHTTHRETR; this is encoded by the coding sequence ATGCCGCGCGACATCATCACGCTCGCCTGCACCGAGTGCAAGCGGCGTAACTACACGACCACGAAGAACAAGAAGAACGATCCCGACCGGATCGAGGTGTCGAAGTACTGCAGGTGGTGTCGCAAGCATACCACCCACCGCGAGACGCGCTAG